CGTCGTCTGGGGCTCGACGCTTGCCGCCCCGCCGTTCGTCGACGTGTCGGCCTCGCTGTGGTCGGCCTTCGTTTGCGGTTCCGGCTCGGGTTCCTGTTCCGGTTCGGACTCGGGCTCCGGTTCCGACTCGGATTCGGGCTCAGGATCGGGTTCGCTCTCGGCTTCGTCCTCCTCGTCATCGAGGAGGCGGTCGCCGTCGGGGCCGTCGATCGCCTCGGCGCGGAACTCGCGGCGGGATTGGCGGATCGACCACGAGAGGTCGACGTTGCCGTTGTCCTGGACGCCGGTGACCTGTACGAAGACGGTGTCGCCCTGGTCCCAGTCGAGGCTTTCGAGGCGTTGGTCGAGCTCGCTTCGGTGAAGCAGACCCGTCACGGAGTCGCCGATGTCGACGAACACGCCGAAGTCCGCAAAGCCGTCGACGGTCCCCTCGTAGAACCGACCGGGCGTGAGCTGGTCGGCGTGGTTGCCCTCGAACCGGAAGACGACGTCCTCGTCGTGGAGGTTTACCCACTTCATCGTTCGACACCGGATTCGAGAGGCTGTGGTCGTGATACGGTACGTTCGTGGAGTGGGTCCCGCTGACCGGCGTCAGTCAGAGAGCCGCAGATGATACGCTGACCCATTTACAAGGCCAGAGTGGTCCCGCACTAAAACGGTTGTCGAAACGTCGCTCTCGATCATCCGAGAGCTACCCGCCCGCGGCGCCGTGCAGCAGCGTTTCTACGGCCTCGAACCCGCCGAATCCGATACCGAACACCGCGGCCGCCGGCAGGGCGGCCAGCACGAGCGCTCGCGGAAGCGAGACGGCGTGGACCTCGCCGATCCCGAGCCCGAACAACGCCGCACCGTAGCCCGTCGCGAGCGCCTGGACGACCGGGATCGGGACCCCGACGAAGACGCAGGGAGCCGTCGCGTAGCCGATCACCTGGACGGTCTCGCTGACTCCCGCCCGGTCGGGGGCGAACGGTACCAAGAGGAGCGTCTGGAGCGCCGCAGTGAGGTGTAAGACCAGCGGGGCGACGAGCGCGACGATCACCGAGAAGACGAGCGCGATCGAGAGGGCTCGCTGCTCGCCGAAGGTGGGGTAGGGCGTACCGACGACGGTCTCGCCGGCAAGAGCTACCCGCAAGAGCGAGGCGACAGAAACCACACAGACGGCGAAGACCAGCCCGGGCGCCTGATCGCCGGGCGCGATACCGGCGCGGTAGAACCGCCGCGGGCGAACCAGCACTTCGACCCACGCGCGAGCGATGCCGCGGGGACCGCGTTCGCGCCCGCCGGTCGGGTTCTCGACCCACTGTGTCACGCTCGAACTACTCGCCGCGCAGGGTATGACAGTTG
The nucleotide sequence above comes from Halalkalicoccus subterraneus. Encoded proteins:
- a CDS encoding YIP1 family protein; amino-acid sequence: MTQWVENPTGGRERGPRGIARAWVEVLVRPRRFYRAGIAPGDQAPGLVFAVCVVSVASLLRVALAGETVVGTPYPTFGEQRALSIALVFSVIVALVAPLVLHLTAALQTLLLVPFAPDRAGVSETVQVIGYATAPCVFVGVPIPVVQALATGYGAALFGLGIGEVHAVSLPRALVLAALPAAAVFGIGFGGFEAVETLLHGAAGG